The genomic interval gctttagcTCGGGAtctgaaggagaagaagaaatttCTCGCGATGCCGCGTCAACTGTCAAGTGTGTTATTACACGGTACTCTGCTTTTTGAGGCGAATCAATCCAGTTTCGGTTTCATCAGCTTTCAAGTTGAGGTTAGCGTTGGGTGGACGCATCTGAAACGTCCGATCAAGACACGGACGGTCGCGATGTTCTGTCATATGTGACACAAGGCCAAATCATACGGAGGCCTCCATATAAGGCTCGGGACTACATgtacatttgtcgataaattttctcttaaaaatttatcaaatgtaaatacaatataattatactgtaattacactataagtATAgaataattacactgtaacttacatgtaattacactgtaactatagtataactACACTGTAACTTTAGTAtaactacactgtaactataataatTACATTGTTATTTATATGTAGTTACATtctaactataatataacttgcaTGTAAGTAAGATATACTAAAACTTATGTTTGGCACTACTCACGTGAAAGAGGCATTACGAACTCGCAATGTCTGTTTGTACGATGCGTGTGGAGGCcatcattcatgcatgcatgttcgGCTATACCCTGTCGCTTTATCTCTGCCCTTCGTCTGACATCTACGCGTGCATGAGCCGCGCCAGTGCCGGTAGCCACCGGCCGTCAAAAGAAACAAATCAAAACGTCGACGCAAAAGCACGAATCCCGAGGTTCATCAAGCGGTTCAAAAATTGACAAATTCTGAGGAAGAAATTTGTCAACAGATTTATAGCAAAATCGTAATGCtttgttttaagaaaaaaacacaccatttacaAGGCCAAATCTATAAGGCTTCGTTGGAATGCAAGAGTTGAAAACTTTTCACTCGTCCACGTAAAACGAaatgattaattactacatcattaattaagtattaattaaaaatatttttaaaatatttaaaaatttaaaaccttgaaCGGACTACTATCACGGATTATCTGATCCACATCTATAAAATATAGTACTTTCTCAACAAACTTTCTCCACCACATTGATTAGACTCTATTCTAAgctatttttattaattttgttttgtaaaatatttaatatatcatTATAATCAAATGGATAATATATGATAATAACCTATCAATAATCTgtttcaaaagagaaaagagtaaaaaaatatatcccaaAGGCaaaatatcttttttatttttaatttttttaattttatgaatagacttttttctaaaagtattttaaaatctGAACCTTCTAGCGTGGCAAGAGACTGCCACCGGCATGCCAGCCGCGCGTGGTGTGACAAAATTATTTGGCCAGCCAGACGGGCTGGAGTGGCCAAAAGGGGTATTTTTCGGAAATACTTTTTGGaaagatatattaataaattaaaaactaatttttttaaaaaaaatcaaggcaAAGCCCCAGAGGCAAGACCCAGTCATCTCGCTGTTAGTGGCTCACAAGAGAACAAGTCGGCACCCATCCTTCGATCTTTTCCCATCAGCAGCCTGACTACTCCCAGTCTCCAACCCACTAACCCCATCCTTCTCTCTACGCTGGGCGAGGCCACCACTGAGCGGAGCAGGAGGAAAACCAGCAGGCGAGTTAGAGTTATCGCCATGCTTGGCCTccgcggcctcgtcgccgcgtCACCTGTCACCGCGCCGCGGCGTAGGGGGCGGTGCAGTGCCGCGaccgcggcgacgtcggcgccggagaagacggCTGGCCACGTCGGCCGGCTTCCACTGGCCATCGTCccagcggccgccgcctcgctctcACTTGTCCTCTGGTCCAGTCCAGGTACACACCGGCACACAGGCACAGCTGAAGTGACTAGTAACAGCTTGCAAGCAAGCGGTGATAGTGTTAGTGTATacgctactccctccgtttcccaTTTCGTATTGTCGCTTTGACTAGGCaaattattttaagtttgattaattttaataaaaaaaactaataacatttctaacacaaaacaaatatattatcgtaatatattcaatgttacatttaatgaaactaatttggtgttatagataTTGCTATTTTTGTCTAAAAATTTAGTCAAAACGACAACATATAGAACAGAGGGAGTGGTAGATAGTTGGATCATGAACTGAGGATGCATGGAACAATGGATGAACACACAAGACACAATTGGCACCGCACAGCCATGCTGATTGTTCTTTCTTTCTGCAGTACATGCTGGCATCATGTCAGGGTTCAAAGGGATGGAATCGGTTCCAGGCCCAGATCTGCCACGAGTGGAGTTCTTGGAAAAATGGAATGGTTAGCAAACTGGCTACTActctcctatatatatgtatgtatgtatgtatgtatgccaTATCTCTCTCGAATCTCGATCGCTGAGAGTTCCTGTAATGTTCCTGCCAATTGTCACTTCTGTTGTGACATGAATTcgctgataaaaaaaaactctctctTAATTTGGTGCTCTCAAGCGGAGAACCAGAAGAAGTACGCCGAGTTCGACTCCAGGTTCAAGTCTTCCCAAGTGCTCAAGGATCTGCTCGAGAAGTCCAAGCAGAACAAACTGAAGTACCCCAATTTTCGCTAGCCCTGTTTCTCTTGAAGCTCTCCTGCAGCCATGTTCTTGCCATGGGTCTCTGAACAATTTATCAAAAAATTGCAGGAATGAGAGGGAGATTCAGGATAAATACTGCCTGCGTGGCGCCGAGTGGGGCGTCGGGGACTGCTCGACGGAGGGGATGTCGGACCAGGAGAAGGAGGATTTCATCGCAGAGCTGAAGAAAAGAACTGGACAAGAGTGAAAAATGTGTAGACCATTTTCCACCATGGTGGAGTTTTGCCACTGCATATATACAGCTTTTGTTGCCAGACCAGTACCACCACTATGTTTAGATCCAGGAATGGCATTTTACTCTTGGTAGCCTGATTAGCACAGGTTCTGTATTGTAGGAAGGAACAAAGTCTGAAACACTCAAAGACAATTccactctttcttttttcttcagatTCAGTACAGAAATCCGACGATGCATTAGATGTAATCAGACATTTCAGAATGCACCCACATATGTCAAATAACCTCTCATATGCTTCCTAAAATTTTCGTTTCTTGTCTTACCGTTAGCACTCTGCCTGTTCttctttccttctctttttttgtgGTGGTTCGCCCAAAAGGGAAGTATATATACAACTGCCGGTGGCCTGCAGTTCTGAAAGTTTTTCATCCATCAAGGTTTCAATGAGTGACAGCATATATAAATGAAGCAACCTCAGGAATAAATTATACCATCAGATTACCCAAGGTAAAAGCAAGCACCAGGAATAAACAAGCAGACACCAGAAAAATGAGTAccaactttaattttttttactgagtCAAAGGATGCTAGAAACAGAACCGTTCAATTTGCTGTTGAGGATTCGCCTAAAATCTAGTACATCTAATGTGAAAAGTTTTGTTGTATGTAAACTAGAGTACACGATCTCTCTTCTACCTGTAGACAAGAGAATATCTCATTCATTCAGTTACATTTGTCCACCAATAATTTTCCATGCTTTTACTTCAAGGTTGAAAAGCCAATCCTTCTCCTTCCTTCAGCATTAATAGTCATCTTTTGACGGTAATATTACAGAGAAGGGTGGCACTCTCAGTTAATCCTCGAGCTTATCCTTTAGGTTAATTCTTCATGAAGATATTCAGGGTTCCAAGTTGTATGGCTTGTTCAGAAATCAGAAGGTTGGTGCTGCCGATATCAGGTAGTGCTATGATAAATCTGATGTATCGTCGGACTGAAGTAAATTCTGGTGAGGCCGCTAAAAGTATTCGGTATCAGCTGCCAGAGCACAATTGCTTTCTGGGTAGCTCATCACCAAACCAACCATAAGCACCGGATTCAATGCGACCAGCCATCAGATTAGGAGATCAGAACAGACTACCTTGAAAGGGAATAAAATACATAAACTTTCAGCTTGATGATAACAAAAAAATATCAGTAAAAGTAATTATCACGAAAGCAATTCATGGAAGCACAAAGAATAATTAATGCAGCCAAAGTTCAAAAACTGAACATAGAGAATAATGAGTAAAAGGCAGGTACTAAAATGGGAAATGCCATTCATGTTATCACCAGATTTTTTGCATCAAAGAGGGTTTGTGTCAATGGAGCGGATGATCAAAGAGGTACTAGTGCATTACATGATATATCGAGAAAAAACATTATAGTTTGATAGCAAAATATTAGCTGGATAGGTTAAAGTTACATATGGTAATATTAGGAAACAATTTAATTACTCCCCCCGTTTCATATTttaagtcatttgacttttttccgaATCaaattctttaagtttgaccaagcttatagaaaaatatagtagtattttcaacacaaaacaaacatattatcaaaatatattcaatgttagatttagtgaaactaatttaatattttagatattgctaatttttactacaaacttggtcaaacttaacaaaatttgaatagaaaaagtcaaacaacttataatatgaaacggagggagcaatTGTTATGGAGGACATTTACTCTGTTCATTTTGACACGTTAACTACTGAACTTAAAGCTTCCTAACAGACTCCAGCTGTTGTAAATTAGCTTGCAATAGCATCAATACTACTGGAAGAGGGAAGTGCTTATGGGACGTACTGCGCAAATTGCACGTGTTGCAAAATCCATTTTGACTAGGTCTATAAGTTCTAAAAACTTACTAGGGCATATTCAATAGTCTGCACTCATGAAAAATTTCAAGACCAAAGTCAACCTCATTTGATATATTTGAAAAGGATGATTACTTAGTAAACAGTGTCAAGTTTTGTTCACTGAAGGTCTGATTTGGAAGCCCACAATTCCTGGTCCATATCCCCGTGGAAAAGCCACTCACAAAAAAGGCTCTGGTAATTGTCTTTTTTGTGTCTGTCCAATTAAGACAAGTTTGATCTCTAGCAAACAATTTTCAGACTTTCAAGAACTTCTGTACCTAGTGAAAAACTCAAAAAAGGAATTTGAAGAGCAAAAATTAAATGAGCTAAAACTTCCTACTTTCCTGATTATATGAAGCAGATTCTCTTCAATGCCAGTTTTCCTACCTTTTTCTGCATCCATCTCACGTGATGTGCCAGTGTATTCAACACATAACCACTTACTAACAGATTTGACTTATTTAGCAGGCATACAACTTTGTCGATTTTAGCTAGGTTGACTACCAGGAAGCAACACTTAAGTAAGGAACAACCACAAGTTTTCTAGAAATAGGATAAACTCTGTAGTACAAGTAAtgatttggtttgttttgttCAGATAATCAAACTTCAAAGACTGAAAACCGACACCATGATACAACAAAGGGGACAGAAGAGAGAATTACCTGCGAGTTTGAGGTGATGATGGTTGATCAGGAGATGAATGAGAGGAGCCACCCCTAAATGCAACATGCCTTTGCCCATAAAACTCATTGGGCATTGCTTGGCGAGTGGGTCGTGGCATGTCACCACCATCAGCTGTAGGAACTGGCCCAAGTGAACCAAATTCAAGTGGTTCAGATGAAGAACCGTGATTTGTGCCTGGTTCACATGAGTAGTACATGAAATATGGAGCTGAAGACCCAGAAAGGGCACCGATACCATTTGAAGCAGATGGTGATGGATCCCCATGTGTCATGTTCCCTGGTCTGCGTATATAGTTTGTTGATCCAGAAGATTGGGCGCCTGTCTCATGCCTGTATGAATCATTTCTATAAGATCGCCGCTGCCTATCATACTGGTTTTCATCTGCTGCTTGTCTATCCGATCGTATGCCAGACCTCTCTGAGTGGCTACGTCCATAGCTGCGGCCAGGATTTCGTTGTTTTGAATTTATCCAATTTCCTTCTTTATCATTATGGTCACCCTTGTCAGTGTTATAATTTCCTCTGTGGTTTCTTGAGCCTGAGTGTCGGTCCTTAAATGGAACCTTCTGAAGAAGAAAAGCAATAGATAGAATTGACGAATTAGTATCAACCAGTTCAGACTATATTCGTGATTTTATATAGGTTATCAGCTCATGAGAGAGATGTAATAGAAAACTGGATTGAACTTTTGTAACCTAATGCTTAATAGTATAATTGAATAAAGTTTTAACTGCGGGGGGCTCCCTTAAAGTGtcttttttcaaacaaaaaaaaaattcagactaTCAAATTCATAAAGGATTGCTTAATGAATTTTATTTCTTAtagaaaatgaaataaattattgCACTTAAGATACAACCACTAGGCCTAAATTCCATCATcctgaaaaattttaaattcaacCATAAATAAACTCAAGAGTTTTCATCATTCAGCAACTAATAAGTATGTTGATCCAGGTAGCTGAGTATCCATCCTCACCAGTGAACCATGAATCTCACATCTAGTTTGCTATACATAGAATATGTGAATGTTGTCCATTGTCATTATACATTCCTACAAATTTGTTACTTCCTTTATCACCTTCGTTTTCTATTAGATTTAGATTCTATCACAATTTCAACGCAAATTAAACAgactttattttttatgattaacaCATTTCCACTAGATTGTTACAAGAGTAGTAGCATCTTGTTAGCTGTGAACTTGTCGCCTATAACAGCTGTTACAAAAGCTAGAATCAGTGATATAATTTAGAAGCTATGGTTGATAAGACCATTTTGCAATAGATTAGCATCATATTAGAGTTCTATATATGTGATagaatatgttttaattttcaATATACCAATAGTAAACAACTAAACATGTTATCTATGCATTAAGATATCAAAGCAGCTAGTTAGGATCTTACAGGATTTGGCAAGTAAGTTCCTGTGCCACCACGGTATCTGGGCGCATCCTCCGTGTGGTGCTGTGGACCACCAGTAATTCTTTCAGAAGAAGGTTGTAGAGGCATCATAGGATAGATTCGTTGGCTGGGGGGGACCATCTGGGTCCAGTTAACATTTGTTGAAGCTGGTCTGCCAGGCCCATCCCATGGAACATGGCCCTGCAAATACATTGGTGGCACTGCAAAGGGGTATAACACAGGATTCATGGGGCGCGGGTTTTGGCATGACCGTCCATATTGTAAATTACACCAATGGCTATCAAAATCGCTGTTCAAAATGTCAGGCTTTTGCTCTTCAGATGGATCACCTGCAGTACTGGATGAAGCTGTTGAGGTAGCATTGATATCAGGATGGTGAACATTGTTGAGTGAACTAAAATTTTGGACAGCAATATTGACAGGAAGTTGATCAACCCCTTCATTCCTCTCAAACTGTGGAACAGATCCATCATTCCCAGGAGCATATGGCAACATCAAAAAAGGAACCGCTGGACCTGTTTGAATAAAAGTCAGTCCGCCATTACCAGATTGTCTCTGCTGAGGGGATCCAATAAAAAGAGGTGCAAACAGTGGATTAGGCATGCCAATCTGTGATGGTTCAAAATCATTTGGCACTTGACTAGTTCTTGATGCTGTTGAGCCAGACCCTGTTATTATGTCAGAGGCCTCATGTCTAATGTTTGGTACTATAACCCCATTCCGGGCACCATCATCAACCTCTGGGGGGATATGCTCAGAAGCATTTCCAGTCTGCCAACCAGTATTATTTTTGCTATGTGTAGTTGTGTCAGGTGCTGCAAAGGCAGGCCTTTTTCCCCATTTGTCCCTCAATGATCTTGTTGTATTTCCAGCTGATTCACCCCATGAATTCTCAGGCATAGCTTTGTTTCTTGACAAACCGGATTGTGAAGAAGGGATTCTTGCATTTCCACTACCTATTCGAGTATTTATGCTGGCTTGTCTACTTGTTTGGTTTTGAAACATGTTGGTATAATTCTCTTCTACTGCTCCATTATCCTCAACAGCAATCTCTCCCTGTCTTTCAAAGGGGGCACCAGATACACTGTTAGGTGAAGAGGAATGCTCTTTTCCATTAAAGTGGCGCATCTGTGGATCTCTTCCTTGATGATTAAAATATCTAGGAAATCCAACACCATACTCATGCCAATTGTTGCCATCATCACGACTCGCATCTGGTGTAATAGGTTTCTCACTCTCGTTACCTTCTTCGATGTTTGGTGCGAAAGTATGGTTTTGGACATAATGGGCCATGGGTGGTGAAACATATCCATGGATCAAATGCATATTGGACCATGGAGCCCCAATTAAGCTAGTTGGTGGAATTCCAGCAAAATGTTTTGGGGGAAAAGCTGCTGGTGCAAGTAAAGGGGAGGGTGCCACCGAAAAATGAGGCGGCATTTCTATTGGCAATTGAACTTGCCCGTTGAAGTCATGCAATTTAGCTGATGACATTAAATTAACTAGGACTTGCTCCTCTTGCTGTTTATCTGATGCCTCAGATACAGAAGGAAGTTCTTCGTTCATTATGAAACCATTATCTTCGCGGTAGCTGCTTGACACACTGTTTGAGTCAGAAGCTGCTTTCCCACTATAGTGAGATGAACTGTTCATCGAAGACACTGACTCATCCTGTGAAGACTTAGTGATGTGGCTGCTAGAAACTTCTGGAGCCAAGTTGTTTCTTCTGCTATTGTAATCAACCTTCAAAGATTTGTCCATTTCAACCACTCCAGTCCGTCTTCCACGAGAATATCCTTCAACAGAAGGGTCCGTTAGTTCAGGACTAGAGCGGGTTCTTGCAAACCGAGACCTGTTTTGCCCATTTCTATCATTAACAAAGAGAGAATTTGGTACTGTCTTGTTCCTTTCATTTTGCATTGATCCATCAGATCTGTTTCTTTCAAGCTGCTCAGAGACCTTTGTATTGGCATGTGTCACATGAACTTTTTGGTGATGAGCATGAGAATCAGAAGGGTTGACTGTTCTCAGTGAATTTCTCGGGTGTAGAACACTTCTCTGAAGTGGCTGAGAAGTAGCTTCAGGATAGCTATTAGCATTTTCACTGAGATTATCCTGGTTAGCACGAATATTAGGATTTTCAGCGTTTTTCTTGAGTGCCATCGCACTTCTCTGACTATTTGATGCTTCAGCAGGGACAACCTTCAGATGATGCTGATGAACCAGACCTAGTGTAGGTGCATCAGGACGATTGCCACTACCATGTCTTATCCATGTATTTGTGAAGAACTGATTTACTTCAgcaattagatcttcttttggACATTCGAGTAACTTTGCCAACCTTTTCGCCCCAAAGGAAAACGCACTGCGTATCCTAAAGAAATTGCCTGGACAAAAGAAGAAGCTCATCAACTCAACATAATATGTACTATGTTTTTTCTGCAGAAATAGAACTTCCGCTGGATAGTCAAATGGCCCGTTACAGTTCAATACTTGACGCTGGATTGGCCACAGCATCAAAATGACCACAAAGCCAACATATTGAAGAGTGTACATTTGACAAGAGATGCATCACAAGTTCATAACAATAAGGAATTTTTATACTCGCAAGATGAATCCCAGTAATCCAGCAAATGATGAGTTTCATGAGTTACTAGAAAAGTGCTCACTATCCAATCTGGAAGTATTTAATATAGAAAGAACTGTTTGTTGGCTTATTGTCAAACAGCTTATGTCAGCAAAACAGAACCTCcacaaaagaaagagaaaacaagTACAGTTATTACAAGGACCATGTATTTAAATAGCCATTAGCATGTTTGCGATATGAATTCTTAGGCAGTCAAAACATCTTTAACTTGTTAAAAATATAGATTAGCATTCATAGTATAGTAATATACAAAACCACCAGGACTGAACTCTGTTCGGTACATGTCACTTCAATAAGAGAAGCACTATGTAAGTTGATGCTCGATAGTTACCTTTACTTACACTCCTTCCAAGGTTATTGTTTGTCCGTAAAGGATCAATAACGTTGAAGTGCTTTGAAACAAATGGTTGTTGACCCTGGCTCTCCTGGATGCGAGGTGTAACTGCATATGCATAACTGCATTTATCAAGGAAGGACTTGCTCAGCAACAATTCAGCAGCATCCATCCGTGGTGGCTCCGCTGCACAAAATAACgttgaaaaaaatgtaaaataacAATCGTATAAACAACTTTGATATAGAAGTCATAGTAAGCAGCATATAGATTACCAGTCATATCTGGAAGTGAACTTATAGGAACAGGACCCGACAAACTCAAACAAAATTTCTCCCAGTCAAAGTTGCTGAAGAATTCTAAGAAACGGTATAATACCTACAAACACATAAGTATCAAATAAGAATTGTTTCTCGTGCTGGGATAGTAAAGTGCAAGAACCAGTAGTCACCTCCAGTGGTCCAGTAAAACAATTGTTGAACACATGAAAAATGTACAGAACCAGGGTCTCCAATGCATAGGTAGATATAAGACCATGGTGAGCTCCAAGAATACGACTCTCATAGAAACACCATGCCTTTATCAATATAATACTCCTCTTGAATAAATGATTCTGACTGATCAAGGCATCAACCTAATGTAGATCCATTGAAGCAAGTAAGgcagaaaaatcaaataatttttATTCCAAACACATGCAATAAGGATAACCAAACAGCAATATACATTCAGCTAGATTTGAACAAGAGAGCGCACCTCTTCAAGGAAACAAAGT from Oryza glaberrima chromosome 3, OglaRS2, whole genome shotgun sequence carries:
- the LOC127765413 gene encoding uncharacterized protein LOC127765413 isoform X2, with product MGMVPNGLLPNASAGVTRRLDGERWAAAEVRTAELIARIQPNADSERRRRAVYDYVRRLITNCLSCQVFTFGSVPLKTYLPDGDIDVTAFSDSEELKDTWANLVRDALEHEEKSENAEFRVKEVQYIQAEVKIIKCLVDNIVVDISFNQVGGLCTLCFLEEVDALISQNHLFKRSIILIKAWCFYESRILGAHHGLISTYALETLVLYIFHVFNNCFTGPLEVLYRFLEFFSNFDWEKFCLSLSGPVPISSLPDMTAEPPRMDAAELLLSKSFLDKCSYAYAVTPRIQESQGQQPFVSKHFNVIDPLRTNNNLGRSVSKGNFFRIRSAFSFGAKRLAKLLECPKEDLIAEVNQFFTNTWIRHGSGNRPDAPTLGLVHQHHLKVVPAEASNSQRSAMALKKNAENPNIRANQDNLSENANSYPEATSQPLQRSVLHPRNSLRTVNPSDSHAHHQKVHVTHANTKVSEQLERNRSDGSMQNERNKTVPNSLFVNDRNGQNRSRFARTRSSPELTDPSVEGYSRGRRTGVVEMDKSLKVDYNSRRNNLAPEVSSSHITKSSQDESVSSMNSSSHYSGKAASDSNSVSSSYREDNGFIMNEELPSVSEASDKQQEEQVLVNLMSSAKLHDFNGQVQLPIEMPPHFSVAPSPLLAPAAFPPKHFAGIPPTSLIGAPWSNMHLIHGYVSPPMAHYVQNHTFAPNIEEGNESEKPITPDASRDDGNNWHEYGVGFPRYFNHQGRDPQMRHFNGKEHSSSPNSVSGAPFERQGEIAVEDNGAVEENYTNMFQNQTSRQASINTRIGSGNARIPSSQSGLSRNKAMPENSWGESAGNTTRSLRDKWGKRPAFAAPDTTTHSKNNTGWQTGNASEHIPPEVDDGARNGVIVPNIRHEASDIITGSGSTASRTSQVPNDFEPSQIGMPNPLFAPLFIGSPQQRQSGNGGLTFIQTGPAVPFLMLPYAPGNDGSVPQFERNEGVDQLPVNIAVQNFSSLNNVHHPDINATSTASSSTAGDPSEEQKPDILNSDFDSHWCNLQYGRSCQNPRPMNPVLYPFAVPPMYLQGHVPWDGPGRPASTNVNWTQMVPPSQRIYPMMPLQPSSERITGGPQHHTEDAPRYRGGTGTYLPNPKVPFKDRHSGSRNHRGNYNTDKGDHNDKEGNWINSKQRNPGRSYGRSHSERSGIRSDRQAADENQYDRQRRSYRNDSYRHETGAQSSGSTNYIRRPGNMTHGDPSPSASNGIGALSGSSAPYFMYYSCEPGTNHGSSSEPLEFGSLGPVPTADGGDMPRPTRQAMPNEFYGQRHVAFRGGSSHSSPDQPSSPQTRR
- the LOC127765414 gene encoding uncharacterized protein LOC127765414, whose protein sequence is MLGLRGLVAASPVTAPRRRGRCSAATAATSAPEKTAGHVGRLPLAIVPAAAASLSLVLWSSPVHAGIMSGFKGMESVPGPDLPRVEFLEKWNAENQKKYAEFDSRFKSSQVLKDLLEKSKQNKLKNEREIQDKYCLRGAEWGVGDCSTEGMSDQEKEDFIAELKKRTGQE
- the LOC127765413 gene encoding uncharacterized protein LOC127765413 isoform X1, with translation MGMVPNGLLPNASAGVTRRLDGERWAAAEVRTAELIARIQPNADSERRRRAVYDYVRRLITNCLSCQVFTFGSVPLKTYLPDGDIDVTAFSDSEELKDTWANLVRDALEHEEKSENAEFRVKEVQYIQAEVKIIKCLVDNIVVDISFNQVGGLCTLCFLEEVDALISQNHLFKRSIILIKAWCFYESRILGAHHGLISTYALETLVLYIFHVFNNCFTGPLEVLYRFLEFFSNFDWEKFCLSLSGPVPISSLPDMTAEPPRMDAAELLLSKSFLDKCSYAYAVTPRIQESQGQQPFVSKHFNVIDPLRTNNNLGRSVSKGNFFRIRSAFSFGAKRLAKLLECPKEDLIAEVNQFFTNTWIRHGSGNRPDAPTLGLVHQHHLKVVPAEASNSQRSAMALKKNAENPNIRANQDNLSENANSYPEATSQPLQRSVLHPRNSLRTVNPSDSHAHHQKVHVTHANTKVSEQLERNRSDGSMQNERNKTVPNSLFVNDRNGQNRSRFARTRSSPELTDPSVEGYSRGRRTGVVEMDKSLKVDYNSRRNNLAPEVSSSHITKSSQDESVSSMNSSSHYSGKAASDSNSVSSSYREDNGFIMNEELPSVSEASDKQQEEQVLVNLMSSAKLHDFNGQVQLPIEMPPHFSVAPSPLLAPAAFPPKHFAGIPPTSLIGAPWSNMHLIHGYVSPPMAHYVQNHTFAPNIEEGNESEKPITPDASRDDGNNWHEYGVGFPRYFNHQGRDPQMRHFNGKEHSSSPNSVSGAPFERQGEIAVEDNGAVEENYTNMFQNQTSRQASINTRIGSGNARIPSSQSGLSRNKAMPENSWGESAGNTTRSLRDKWGKRPAFAAPDTTTHSKNNTGWQTGNASEHIPPEVDDGARNGVIVPNIRHEASDIITGSGSTASRTSQVPNDFEPSQIGMPNPLFAPLFIGSPQQRQSGNGGLTFIQTGPAVPFLMLPYAPGNDGSVPQFERNEGVDQLPVNIAVQNFSSLNNVHHPDINATSTASSSTAGDPSEEQKPDILNSDFDSHWCNLQYGRSCQNPRPMNPVLYPFAVPPMYLQGHVPWDGPGRPASTNVNWTQMVPPSQRIYPMMPLQPSSERITGGPQHHTEDAPRYRGGTGTYLPNPKVPFKDRHSGSRNHRGNYNTDKGDHNDKEGNWINSKQRNPGRSYGRSHSERSGIRSDRQAADENQYDRQRRSYRNDSYRHETGAQSSGSTNYIRRPGNMTHGDPSPSASNGIGALSGSSAPYFMYYSCEPGTNHGSSSEPLEFGSLGPVPTADGGDMPRPTRQAMPNEFYGQRHVAFRGGSSHSSPDQPSSPQTRSLF